Proteins encoded by one window of Streptomyces clavuligerus:
- a CDS encoding VOC family protein, with protein sequence MVHVLSSRIMVRPVDPDRSREFYGQTLGLPVYREFGTGPERGTVYFLGGGHLELSRRVPERTDEGAIELWLQVEDVAAAHEQLSTAGATILRPPVREPWGLIEMWITDPDGHRIVLVEVPADHPLRYRP encoded by the coding sequence ATGGTGCATGTGTTGAGCAGCCGGATCATGGTGCGGCCGGTCGACCCGGACCGGTCGCGGGAGTTCTACGGACAGACGCTCGGTCTCCCGGTCTACCGGGAGTTCGGCACCGGCCCCGAGCGGGGCACGGTCTACTTCCTCGGCGGCGGCCATCTGGAGCTGTCCCGCCGGGTGCCGGAACGGACCGACGAGGGCGCCATCGAACTGTGGCTCCAGGTCGAGGACGTCGCCGCCGCCCACGAGCAGTTGTCCACGGCGGGTGCGACGATCCTGCGCCCACCGGTACGGGAACCGTGGGGTCTGATCGAAATGTGGATCACCGACCCGGACGGCCACCGCATCGTCCTCGTGGAGGTCCCCGCCGACCACCCCCTGCGCTACCGGCCGTGA
- a CDS encoding SDR family NAD(P)-dependent oxidoreductase encodes MKNSGGPLEGAVIAVAGAAGPAGQAALLRLADAGATVVGADADAERLASAVDAARYAHGGATVTGDTVDLLDLDATRAWAEKTERDFGRVDGLVHLVGGWRGSSSFATTELGDWEVLERLLIRTVQHTSLAFHDGLLRSDRGRYLLVSAAGASSPTAGNAAYAAAKAAAEAWTLALADSFRKAGGETGPGAGAAILVVKALVHDAMRAERPNAKFAGFTDVTDLADAVAGAWDRPAEEVNGQRLWLTPHP; translated from the coding sequence ATGAAGAACTCGGGCGGCCCGCTGGAGGGCGCCGTCATCGCGGTCGCCGGCGCCGCGGGACCGGCGGGACAGGCGGCTCTGCTGCGCCTGGCGGACGCCGGGGCCACCGTCGTCGGGGCCGACGCGGACGCGGAGCGCCTGGCGTCCGCGGTCGACGCCGCCCGCTACGCGCACGGCGGGGCCACCGTCACCGGGGACACCGTCGATCTGCTCGACCTCGACGCCACCCGGGCCTGGGCGGAGAAGACCGAGCGCGACTTCGGCCGGGTCGACGGACTGGTCCACCTCGTCGGCGGCTGGCGCGGCAGCTCCTCGTTCGCCACCACCGAACTGGGCGACTGGGAGGTTCTGGAACGGCTGCTGATCCGCACCGTGCAGCACACCTCACTCGCCTTCCACGACGGGCTGCTCCGCAGCGACCGGGGCCGCTATCTGCTGGTCAGCGCCGCCGGTGCCAGCTCGCCGACCGCGGGCAACGCCGCCTACGCCGCCGCCAAGGCCGCGGCCGAGGCATGGACGCTCGCCCTCGCCGACTCCTTCCGCAAAGCGGGCGGCGAGACCGGACCGGGAGCCGGGGCTGCGATCCTCGTGGTCAAGGCTCTGGTGCACGACGCCATGCGCGCCGAGCGCCCGAACGCGAAGTTCGCGGGCTTCACCGATGTCACCGACCTGGCCGACGCCGTCGCCGGTGCCTGGGACCGGCCCGCCGAGGAAGTGAATGGACAGCGCCTGTGGCTGACGCCCCACCCGTGA
- a CDS encoding threonine aldolase family protein translates to MADAPPVKHAATAARRRHDPAVRGFASDNYAGVHPEVLAAIALANDGHQVAYGEDVYTDHLQRVIHSHFGPTAEAFPVFNGTGANVTALQALTDRWGAVVCAETAHINVDEGGAPERMGGLKLLTVPTPDGKLTPELIDRQAWGWEDEHRAMPQVVSITQNTELGTVYTPAEIRAIVEHAHARGMKVHLDGARIANAAASLDTPMRTFTNAVGVDVITFGGTKNGMLFGEAVVVLNPDAVSHMKHLRKLSMQLASKMRFISVQLEALLAQDLWLRNARHANAMAQRLATGVRQVDGVEILHPVQANAVFARLPHDVGVRLQKRFRFYFWDEAAGEVRWMCSFDTTEDDVDSFIQALKEEMARG, encoded by the coding sequence GTGGCTGACGCCCCACCCGTGAAGCACGCCGCGACGGCGGCCCGCCGCCGCCACGACCCCGCCGTACGCGGTTTCGCCAGCGACAACTACGCGGGCGTACACCCGGAGGTCCTCGCGGCCATCGCCCTCGCCAACGACGGCCACCAGGTCGCCTATGGCGAGGACGTGTACACCGACCACCTCCAGCGGGTGATCCACAGCCACTTCGGCCCCACCGCCGAAGCCTTCCCCGTCTTCAACGGCACCGGCGCCAACGTGACCGCCCTCCAGGCGCTCACCGACCGCTGGGGAGCCGTGGTCTGCGCCGAGACCGCCCACATCAACGTGGACGAGGGCGGCGCGCCCGAGCGGATGGGCGGGCTGAAGCTGCTCACCGTGCCCACGCCCGACGGCAAGCTCACCCCCGAGCTGATCGACCGGCAGGCATGGGGCTGGGAGGACGAGCACCGGGCGATGCCGCAGGTCGTCTCGATCACCCAGAACACCGAGCTGGGCACCGTCTACACCCCGGCCGAGATCCGCGCCATCGTGGAACACGCCCACGCCCGGGGGATGAAGGTCCATCTCGACGGGGCCCGCATAGCCAACGCGGCGGCCTCGCTCGACACCCCCATGCGCACCTTCACCAACGCGGTCGGGGTCGACGTGATCACCTTCGGCGGCACCAAGAACGGCATGCTCTTCGGCGAGGCGGTCGTCGTCCTCAACCCGGACGCGGTCAGCCATATGAAGCATCTGCGCAAGCTGTCCATGCAGCTCGCCTCGAAGATGCGCTTCATATCGGTGCAGTTGGAGGCGCTGCTCGCGCAGGACCTGTGGCTGCGCAACGCCCGGCACGCCAACGCCATGGCCCAGCGGCTCGCCACGGGCGTGCGCCAGGTCGACGGTGTCGAGATCCTGCACCCGGTCCAGGCCAACGCCGTTTTCGCACGGCTGCCGCACGATGTCGGCGTGCGGCTCCAGAAGCGCTTCCGCTTCTACTTCTGGGACGAGGCGGCCGGTGAGGTCCGCTGGATGTGCTCCTTCGACACGACGGAGGACGACGTCGACTCGTTCATCCAGGCACTGAAGGAGGAGATGGCGCGCGGCTGA
- a CDS encoding DUF6421 family protein: MTEILVQDAASAVKADERVIDHPAWTRLKNAVEEIRPWQSKDGSIDFDAEGAPTRALAEDAVSRVADAVTELSPLLPHDAAYHRALVADLRGWADAAFDVPDFLDSLLAFQPAADRRDGLQHLVVFPMYTQNGNPDRNLEAVVLRMVWPEWLAELEREHYDNPLFCGITFEDFTAGYDTNSAVLFPETIAVRQAPERFTWGGIFCDREAARFRAVTTAAVGVLGLDLPEDIREMIEDQQRCQEAFVLWDMVHDRTHSHGDLPFDPFMIKQRQPFWMYGLEELRCDLTAFKEAVRLEAGGNPHGRDVQYAVLFDRMFRFPVTGDRNRNYDGLGGQLLFAYLHRHDVLRWTDNTLKIDWERAPQITNQLCAEIEKLYRDGIDRPKLVHWFAAYELVSTYLAPHPGSRWAKGPDALDLSQPPRKLVDDVLPDEFPLSMFYEALAKKLKNVIASTKGITAAGPVSAGPVSTGTAAGVAA, from the coding sequence ATGACGGAAATTCTTGTGCAGGACGCCGCGTCCGCGGTAAAGGCCGATGAACGGGTGATCGACCACCCCGCCTGGACACGGCTCAAGAATGCCGTCGAGGAGATCCGCCCCTGGCAGTCCAAGGACGGCTCCATCGACTTCGACGCCGAGGGAGCCCCGACCCGCGCCCTGGCCGAGGACGCCGTCTCCCGCGTGGCCGACGCGGTGACCGAGCTGTCCCCGCTGCTCCCGCACGACGCCGCCTACCACCGGGCCCTCGTCGCCGACCTGCGCGGATGGGCCGACGCCGCGTTCGACGTCCCCGACTTCCTGGACTCGCTGCTCGCCTTCCAGCCCGCGGCCGACCGCCGCGACGGCCTTCAGCACCTCGTCGTCTTCCCCATGTACACGCAGAACGGCAACCCGGACCGCAATCTGGAGGCCGTCGTCCTGCGCATGGTCTGGCCCGAGTGGCTGGCCGAACTGGAGCGCGAGCACTACGACAACCCGCTCTTCTGCGGCATCACCTTCGAGGACTTCACGGCCGGGTACGACACCAACTCCGCCGTCCTCTTCCCGGAGACCATAGCCGTCCGGCAGGCCCCCGAGCGCTTCACCTGGGGCGGCATCTTCTGCGACCGCGAGGCGGCCCGCTTCCGCGCCGTGACCACCGCCGCCGTCGGCGTACTGGGTCTGGACCTCCCCGAGGACATCCGGGAGATGATCGAGGACCAGCAGCGCTGCCAGGAGGCGTTCGTCCTCTGGGACATGGTCCACGACCGCACCCACAGCCACGGCGACCTGCCCTTCGACCCGTTCATGATCAAGCAGCGCCAGCCGTTCTGGATGTACGGCCTGGAGGAGCTGCGCTGCGATCTCACCGCCTTCAAGGAGGCCGTGCGGCTGGAGGCCGGGGGCAACCCCCACGGCCGCGATGTCCAGTACGCGGTTCTCTTCGACCGGATGTTCCGATTCCCGGTCACCGGCGACCGGAATCGCAACTATGACGGTCTCGGTGGGCAGCTTCTGTTCGCCTACCTCCACCGGCACGATGTGCTCCGGTGGACCGACAACACCCTCAAGATCGACTGGGAGCGGGCCCCGCAGATCACCAACCAGCTCTGCGCCGAGATCGAGAAGCTCTACCGCGACGGCATCGACCGGCCCAAGCTGGTCCACTGGTTCGCCGCGTACGAGCTGGTCTCCACCTACCTCGCCCCGCACCCCGGCTCCCGCTGGGCCAAGGGCCCGGACGCCCTGGACCTGAGCCAGCCGCCGCGCAAGCTGGTGGACGACGTGCTTCCCGACGAGTTTCCGCTCAGCATGTTCTATGAGGCTCTTGCCAAGAAGCTCAAGAACGTGATCGCCTCCACGAAGGGGATCACCGCCGCGGGTCCGGTGTCCGCGGGTCCGGTGTCCACGGGCACCGCCGCGGGGGTCGCCGCGTGA
- a CDS encoding glycerophosphodiester phosphodiesterase, with the protein MTFLIIGHRGVMGVEPENTLRSFVRAERCGMDAIELDLHLSKDGALVVMHDAAVDRTTDGTGPIAEKTLAELRGLDAGDGERVPVFEEVLDAVGAPLQAEIKDVAAARALARVMLHRDLVDRVTVSSFHDEAIAEISALVPGVRTVLIAGRWGADIVDRARTVGADTLALNIRRLTLETAEQARAQGVGIIGWVVNTQEHLRLARALELDGATTDFPEIKRTGRFTA; encoded by the coding sequence TTGACTTTCCTCATCATCGGTCACCGCGGGGTCATGGGTGTCGAGCCGGAGAACACCCTGCGCTCCTTCGTCCGGGCCGAACGCTGCGGCATGGACGCCATCGAACTCGACCTCCATCTGAGCAAGGACGGCGCACTCGTCGTCATGCATGACGCCGCGGTGGACCGGACGACCGACGGCACCGGCCCCATCGCGGAGAAGACCCTCGCGGAGCTGCGCGGGCTGGACGCGGGCGACGGCGAACGGGTGCCGGTCTTCGAGGAGGTGCTGGACGCGGTGGGCGCACCGCTCCAGGCGGAGATCAAGGACGTGGCCGCCGCGCGGGCGCTCGCCCGGGTGATGCTCCACCGGGACCTGGTGGACCGGGTCACCGTGTCCTCGTTCCACGACGAGGCGATCGCGGAGATCTCCGCCCTGGTGCCGGGGGTGCGGACGGTGCTCATCGCCGGCCGCTGGGGCGCGGACATCGTGGACCGCGCCCGGACCGTGGGGGCCGACACCCTGGCGCTGAACATCCGCCGCCTCACGCTGGAGACCGCCGAGCAGGCCCGGGCCCAGGGGGTCGGGATCATCGGCTGGGTGGTGAACACGCAGGAACACCTCCGGCTGGCGCGCGCCCTCGAACTCGACGGCGCCACGACGGACTTCCCGGAGATCAAACGCACCGGCCGGTTCACCGCGTGA
- a CDS encoding GNAT family N-acetyltransferase — MNRTDTAPAPDTGALVFRDAQGEDVPALAEVIHRAYRVGADRSWTSESELIKGPRTTVPALRELIAAPGGRLLVAERDGAPVGCCRLEDRGGSAHFGMFAVDPSAQATGVGRRILAEAERVARDHWSAREMRMTVISLRAELIAWYVRRGYRRTGELSPFPYGELAVGTPVRADLVFELLVKDLAANPAEQLSAG, encoded by the coding sequence ATGAACAGAACCGACACCGCACCCGCCCCGGACACCGGCGCGCTCGTTTTCCGGGACGCCCAGGGGGAGGACGTGCCCGCGCTGGCGGAGGTGATCCACCGTGCCTACCGGGTGGGCGCCGACCGTTCCTGGACCTCCGAGTCGGAGTTGATCAAGGGGCCGCGGACCACGGTGCCCGCGCTGCGGGAGCTGATCGCCGCACCCGGGGGACGGCTGCTGGTCGCGGAGCGTGACGGTGCGCCGGTCGGCTGCTGCCGTCTCGAAGACCGGGGCGGGTCGGCCCACTTCGGGATGTTCGCCGTGGACCCCTCGGCCCAGGCCACCGGTGTCGGCCGCCGCATCCTGGCCGAGGCGGAGCGCGTGGCCCGTGACCACTGGAGCGCGCGGGAGATGCGGATGACGGTGATCTCCCTGCGGGCGGAGCTGATCGCCTGGTATGTCCGCCGGGGTTACCGCCGTACGGGCGAGCTGAGCCCCTTCCCGTACGGCGAGCTCGCCGTCGGTACGCCCGTGCGGGCCGACCTCGTCTTCGAACTGCTGGTCAAGGATCTGGCGGCGAACCCGGCCGAGCAACTGTCGGCGGGCTGA